Genomic window (Leptolyngbya sp. 'hensonii'):
CTGCCAGTTGAGATCCGACCTGGGCTTTGAGGGGCATATCTCCCACTAGTAGAACCGTAATTCCCTGAACAGCGATGCTGACACTGAGCAAAATGCGGATTTCCCGCATTAAGGCACTCTGAAATAGGGAGGTGTTGGGCATGGGCAAGCCATCAGGCAGGTAGAGCTGGATTTGCTCCGTTTGTCGATCGGGGACAAACTTGAGGCAGGTTATGTCTTCCAGGCCGACCCGTTGACGATAGATCGGCGCATCCGACTCAGCATCCAGGGCGCTCCCAATCAGCACTACAGGCTGCTGAGGCCAGATCTGAGCCAGGGCTGAGGCCACTTCTACCGGGCCACAACAGAGGGAAAATTGCCCCTGGCTGCGGACGATCGTGGCCCAGGGCAGGGCGTTCTCCGATTGTAATTGCTGATAAAAACGGTTCCAGTTGGGTGGTAGAAGGGAGCTAGACTTCCGATCGGGAGGACATAACTGGCTGTACAGCCCATGCAACAGGTCCTTTTCTGTCTCATCCAGGAGATAACATTCGTAGGGATTTGCAGGATGATGGAAGATCGCCTTGGTTAACTGAACACGAGCATCTCGAATCACATCCAGGCAGGTAGGAAAGGCCAGGACAAGATCATTCCAGTCTCCGGGCAGCAGACAGGTTGTCAGTTGATTGAAGGCCCATTGTTCCAGATCATCCACCCCGTCCAGAATGGTGGGTATACGCCTAGGGAAACGCTCCCCTGTGGTCAATCGATCGGCCAACCAGACCTCTGGTGTAGTCATCAGAATGCCCTGAAAGTCAGTTCCAGGCCAGCGATCGCCTGCCCGGATCGGCTTGGGCGATTGAACCCACTCCTGCAATTGGGGCAGTTCTACCATCAACAGTCGTTGCTGAACTACTTCAGAGGCCACCACAACGACGGAGCCTGGCCACACCAGAGCAGGCAGCAGGTAGCTGAGACGATAGCGCCCGTGATAGCCAAAGCAAGGAACTCCTGTTTGCAGTAGCACACTTCGCTCCAGACGTAGAGCGCGAGCAACAAACCGGCCCATCGTCAAATGATGGGGCCAGTAGGGTTCGCCCTGATCCCGCAGGAAGGCCCTTAACCGTTGATGGACTTCTACTTCAATCACAATTCTTTGAAGTTTGGAGCGATAAAAACCCCTGCCTGGTGTGAATCATGGCAGGGTACTGTGTAGGGTGTGTAAGGAAATATCTCCCCATTATAAGCAGCCCAACCTCAGAAGGGTTGAGAAATCCCCCGGATTTACGGGAAGCAGGTTGCCCCGTTACGGCTCAATCTCTTCCTCGATCGGGGAGGGGAAGCGAACCTCTCCCGTCAGGGGCCGAACCACTCGGGCGATCGCCTCCTGAATGAAGGCACCAATGAACTCATCCCGGCGATTCAGCTCAAACTGACGCTGGACTACTTCTGTGATCCCCCCATCGCCCCAGTCCTGATTGTGGCGAAAATACTCGATGAAACTTTTGCCTGCAATACGGGTCAGATAAGCCGCACTGACCGCCTGAATCACCCGACTGACAATCAGAGTTCCCAGATTCAGATTGAGGGCCACTTGGAGCAATTCAAATGTTCCTTTCACCACTCCCAGGCCAACCAGTGTTTTTGCCAGGGAAAGGGCCATTTCCCGACCGCGCTCCAGGTTGATCTCACAGCCATAAACCTTGCCAATTTCGACCACCATCTGGGCATTGACCGCTGCCGCTGCTAACATATCTACGACTGGTAGGGGTGTCACTGCGATCACCCCCGCTCCAATCCACTGGAAGCGGTCTACAACTTTGTCAGCCTGACGGCGGCGTTGCCCATCAATTAACCGTCGGGCCGCTGCTCCCAGCCGTTGAGATTGCAGCAGAATATTGTCGGCTACCAGATCTTCCCCTTCCGATCGCAAAATGATCGCCATGCGGCGTAACAAGGGCAGCACATCTGGCTCAGGCTGCACCAGTTCACCGGTTTCTAAGCGAACGGGCTGGGGATTAGCCGCGATCGCAACCACATCCTGAGCCGGAATCACCCCCCGCACCCGCTCTCGCAGGCGTGCCAGCAGGGTTTCTCGATCGACATCGGGATACAGATCTGTTTTGTTGAAGACCAGGACCGATCGCTTCCCAATCTCGACCAGGGCCTTTAACGGCTCATATTCGGACTGACGTAAGTCATTGTCCACAACAAATAACAGCAAATTGGCATCTGTAGCCAGTTGTCGGGCCAACTGCTCCCGTTCCGTGCCCGCCACCCCCACCTCCAGAATGCCCGGCGTATCGGTGATCAGGATTTGCCGATCTACCCCTTTGAACCGGAGCAGGTAGGTTTCGCTCACGGTGGTGCTGCCCATGGGGGCATCCACCCGACCGACGATCCGACCCAGAAGGGCATTCACCAAAGAGGTCTTTCCGGCTGACCCCGTGCCAAACACGACGACTCGAATTTCACCCCGGTTCAGGTTTTGTTCAATTTCCCGCGATCGACTCAGGAGTTCCTGGCGGGCGACTTCATCCTGAATCTGAGCCACCTGACGGCGGACTGCTTTCAGGGTTTCCTCGGCGGCCTCTGTCCGAACCTCTGAAACTTTGGGCGTTGCCTGTTGACGACGGGATTTCTTGCGACCCTGGGGCAGGATCAAGAAGTAATACAGGAAGGCCCCCACCAGCACCAGCAGCAGGGCAATCACCACAATCAGCAGCAAATTACCCAGTAGGGGCTGGGTCAGGGCGATAGTGGTATACAGTTGGGCCAGGGAACTGATCAGCCAGATCAACAATCCTAAGATGATCCCCAAACCGACAAGCAAGATCAGCAGGCGTGGTAGCGGCATGGAGCAGACCCTTCAATTCTGCCTCCCATTTTAGTGGGCTGGAGCGAGGCGCTGGCGGAGAATGAACTCTGCGATCGCCAGGTCAACTGGGGTGGTGACCTTCAGGTTTGTCTCTTCCCCAGCCACAATCTGGACGGGTAGATTACACTGCTCAAACAATGCGGCATCGTCGGTGACTTCCCACCCCTGACGACGCCCCTCCTCATGACATTGCTTGAGCAGTGGAACTGAGAACCCCTGCGGGGTCTGGGCAGCCCAGAGCAAACGCCGATCGGGGGTACTTTGAATCTGTTGACTGGCTGGTTTAACCACCTTAATCGTATCCTTCACAGGCACAGCTGCAATCAAGCCGGGACAGTGAAGAATTGCGTCAGCACAGCGATCCAGCAGTTCTGGGGTGGCTAGACATCGGGCTCCATCGTGGATCAGAACCTGTTCTGCCTCGGGGGGGAGGGCCTGCAGCCCGTTGTAAACAGATTCCTGCCGCGTTGATCCTCCGGGAATCAGATGCAGGGGAAAAGGAAAGCTGAGACTGGCCAGAATCTCCTTAAAATCTGGCCAATCCTCCGGCTGGCTGACAATACCAATCCAGCGAATCTGTTGTGAAGCCGCCGCCGCTGCCAATGTCCAGGCCAGAATTGGTCTGTCCAGCAAGGACAGCAGGAGCTTGTTGCGGTGATGCCCCATGCGACGACCAGAGCCTGCAGCGGGAATGAGTAAGTACATAAATTTTATGAGTGGCTGCTCTCAGGAGTTTGTCATGGGTCATTGGTTATGGGTCATTGGGTTGACTGATGACAGGTCATTGGGTCTATGACCCATCCAAACCCACCCGGCCCTCCAGGCCACCCCTCCCCAGAGGGGAGCAACTGCCTGGGCTGATCTGCGGCAGGGGCGAGATCGATCGCACGGGCCTTGAGCCTAGATCGGAATCCCTTGACCAAACTCTTTGCCTTCCCAAAATGAATAGGCCCTGCTTTCAGAAGAGGATTTATCCAATGACCAATGACCAAAGATCAATAACTTCCTTGTTCCGTCACGTCTATCATCCCCTAAAATAAGGAGCGAAAATCAGGTAAAAAATGATTTATGCGAATACTGGCCCTTGTCCCCGGTGGGATTGGCGACCAAATCCTGTTCTTTCCAGCCCTGGATACCCTGAAACGGGTTTACCCAGAAGCTCAGATTGATGTCGTCGTTGAGCCTCGCGCTAAGGAAGCTTACCGAGTTTCTAAAGCAGTCAGGGATACTATCCTGTTCGATTTTGGCGGGAATAACAGTCTGGCGGACTGGGGCAATCTCCTGGGCGTCATTCGCGATCGGGAATACGATGTGGCTTTTTCAGTCCGGCCAAGTTGGGGGGTAGGTCTGCTCCTTTGGTTAACCGGTATTCCGACTCGGATTGGGTACGCTGGCGTAAGTACTGGGTTTCTCACCCATCCGGTGGCTCAAAAAACAGAACAGTACACAGCAGCGATGTACTATGACCTGCTCCAGGGACTGGGGATTCATGAAGCCTGCCCAGAGGTTTCAATCAGTTTGCCCCGAAAAGATATTGAATGGGCCGAAGCAGAACAGAAGCGTCTGGGTTTGCAGGGAGGAGGCTATGTTCTGATTCATGGCAGTTCCCATCAGGCAGCAACATCCGCTGAGCAAGAGAAGACGTATCCGATCAAAAGCTGGGTCAAAATCATTCAGGATTTCCGGCAGAAGCAGCCCGATTTGCCGATCGTGCTCCTGCGCGGATTGGAACCCCCAGATCTGGTTGATGACCTGATGGAAGTTAGCCTGAAGCCAGCCCCTCTGGTGACTAGACCTGGTGAGCTGGGCAAGCTGGCGGCGATGATTGCAGGATCTAGCTTGATGCTCTGTACCGAAAGTACAGCAATGAACCTGGCTGTTGCCCTCCAAGCGTTTACCCTGACTATTTTTGGCCCTACCGATCCAGCGAAGCTACTCCCAGTCAGCGATCGTTTCCTCGGCCTTCAATCTTCCACGGGTAAGGCTGCAGATATCCCCCCTGAAAAAGTTCTGGAGAAAATCTGGGGCGGCTAGCTGCCCTGAAACGACCTGCCCAGAAAATCTGGCCTGAATGGCGATCGCCACTTCAGTCAAATGCTCTTGCAGAAATTTCTGTAGCACAAATACTTTAGCAGCACTGTTCAGGGCCAAGCTCAATCCATCACAAAAAGCACGAAAACTACAGGTAGATTTCGGCGATTAAGATGGCGCATGACAAATGACAAATGACAAAACCGTCATTCGTCACTCGCCAGCTTGCTCCACCATCAGTGCTGATTGGCAATCATGGGATGGACGATACCCCGGGTGTATTCCTGCCAGAGCAGGGCTAACTCCTGGGATCGGGTGCGCCATTCTGGCTGGATTTGATACATCCTGCGAGGGCGTCCCCGTCCCTCTACCTTCTTCCAGTAACCTGCGATCACCTCCTCGTCCTCAAGAAACTTGAGGGCGCTGTAGAGAACGGTATCTGAAAGGCGATAGGTGGGGTGCTCATTCTCCAGGAGCAGGATTAACTCCGTACCGTAGGAATCTCCCCTGAGCAGGATCGAAAGGACATAGCAAACTGCCTGTTCTTTCGTCAGATAGATCGGTGGGGGATTCTGGAAAAACTGATAAATATCTTCAAACTTCATGCTTCTGTCCGAACCACTGCTTCTAATATGCCCATAATGCATCTATACTAAGCATGATGACTACTTACTCTGGCCAGAGGTCTAAGGCGAAATGGTGCAATCTGCGGTTTCTGTGCTGCCATTCCTGGGGACGGAAGTGGCATCGACTTACGAGAATGCGAACGTTGTAATTTTGCCGGTTCCTTTTGAGGCCACCACAACCTATCGGCGTGGCTGCGAAAATGGTCCTGCAGCAATCCTTAAAGCCTCCCATCAAGTAGAGTATTACGACGAAGAGTTGGAGCAAGAACTGTGGCCAACAGGTCTCTACACCCACCCTCCCATTGCTGATACTCGTTATAATCACAAAATTTCCTCCGAGGAAATGCTGCAAATCACACAGCAGACTTTAGAGAGATTAATCCTTGATGGCAAGTTTGTCATCGCTCTAGGGGGTGAGCATAGCATTACTGAGGCGATCGTGGCAGCCTATCAGCAGACAAATTCCAAAGAACCCTTCACAGTGATTCAGGTGGATGCCCATGGAGATTTACGGCATGAGTACGAAGGATCTATCCACAATCACGCCTGTGTGATGCGAAGAGTTGTGGATATGGGGTTACCCACCGTTCAGTTAGGCATTCGCAGTATTTGTAAGGAAGAGGCAGACCTGATTAAGGACAGGCAACTGACTGTGTTTCGGGCCCGAGAAATTGCCCTGCAGCCAGATTGGATGGAAAGAGCTCTAGCCAGCATTTCGACCAGAAAAGTCTTTTGCACGATCGATCTTGACGGGATTGATCCAACTCTGATCCCTGGCGTGGGAACACCTGAGCCAGGGGGGCTCAACTGGTATAGTTTGACGACTTTTCTGGCCCGATTGTTCCAGGCCCATGAGGTCATTGGTTGTGATGTAATGGAATTGGCCCCTATTGTGGATTCGGTCGTGTCGGAATTTACAGCTGCTAAGCTTGTTTATAAGCTGATTGGGTATTGGGTCACCAGCAAACAACAAGCAAGAGATTAGTTTAATATTTCTAAGGTCAGAGTCTTGCCGATCTCTTTTGGGGCCTATCAGCTCTGGCATTGCCTCACCCTCATAGCGCCTACCTTATGGAAAACACAACCCTTATTGGCAGATATGCTCCAGATTTTGAACTCAGGGGAATCGATGATTCTGTACACCACCTGGCTCGTTATTTAGAGGACCTGAAGCTGGTTGGGGTTGTTTTCATGTGTAATCACTGTCCCTATGTGGGGATGTATCTGGAGCGCCTCAAAACCATTCAGGCCACATTTCAGGCTCAGGGGTTTACCCTGGTCGGCATCAATTCCAATGATGCCACTCAGTTTCCTGAGGATAGTTTCGATCAGATGAAGATTTTTGCGGCAGAACGGCAGTTGAATTTTCCTTACCTGCGAGATGACACCCAGGATGTGGCCCGTTCATTTCACGCTGAAAAAACCCCTCAGGTCTTTTTAATTAATCATCAAAGTGTCATCTGTTACGGGGGGGGTATTGATGATGATCCGCAAAATGGGTCAACCATTCCCCATCGCTATCTAGAGGATGCGATCTTAGAAATTTTGCGGGGGAAGGCAGTCTCAGTCACCTCTGGACCTGCTGTAGGTTGTTCCATTAAATGGCGTACCTGATCCATTTGCGGTGTGACGACTCTGCCTAACCTGTGGCCCTGCTTGAGTTCAATCGGTTTGATCGGGGGATGGATCGGCCTGCTTCGATTCGCCTGACACTCTTCCCAGACCGTTGCCTCCGATTCCCTTAAGGAGTATCTTTAATTGGAGGCAAATTGAGTTGAGTAAATAAATGGTCACCAAATGGGGATAGCTTACCGACGGGTTTTGCTTAAGTTGAGCGGTGAAGCCCTCATGGGCGACTTGAATTATGGCATCGATCCGGCAGTCGTACAGGCTATTGCTCAAGAAGTGTCAGCGGTTACAGCCAGTGGTGTGCAAATGGCGATCGTGGTTGGCGGGGGCAATATTTTCCGGGGGGTCAAGGGAGCTGCTGCCGGTATGGATCGAGCCACTGCTGACTATATTGGTATGATTGCAACGGTGATGAATGCTATGACCCTGCAGGATTCCCTGGAGCAGGCTGGTGTGCCAACTCGGGTGCAGACCGCGATCGCCATGCAGGAGGTCGCTGAGCCCTATATTCGGCGGCGAGCTATCCGCCACCTGGAGAAGGGGCGAGTCGTAATATTTGGTGCGGGCTCCGGTAATCCATTTTTCACCACTGATACCACAGCCGCACTCCGGGCTGCCGAGATTAGCGCAGATGTATTGTTCAAAGCTACAAAAGTGGATGGCGTTTATGATTCCGATCCCAAGTTGAATCCAACTGCCAAACGCTATCAGACTTTGACCTATAGCCATGTCCTGACTCAGGACTTAAAGGTCATGGATGGCACAGCCATTGCCCTTTGCAAAGATAACAACATTCCCATCATGGTTTTTGACCTCTCTGTGCGGGGTAATATTCATCGGGCTGTGATGGGGGAACCCATTGGAACAGTTGTTGGAGGTTTCTGTGAAGTTAGCTGAAGTTGAATTGTTGATGCAAAAAGCAGTTGAAGCGACGCAGCGGTCCTTCAATACCATTCGGACGGGCAGGGCCAGTACGTCACTGCTCGATCGAGTCATGGTTGATTATTATGGATCCCCGACCCCTCTGAAGACACTGGCGAATATCAACACACCAGATGCCAGCACCATTACCATTCAACCCTTCGATCGCAGTAGTGTGAATGCGATCGAGAAAGCCATCTCTCTGTCCGATATTGGGCTGACCCCCAATAACGATGGCTCCATGATTCGGCTCAATGTCCCCCCTCTAACCACAGAGCGGCGTAAGGAGTTTGTCAAGCTGGCCTCTAAGTATGCGGAAGAAGGAAAAGTATCCGTCCGGAATATTCGCCGGGATGCGGTTGATTCCGTCCGCAAGCAGGAGAAAGCAGGCGACCTCCCGGAGGATGAAGCCAGAGATCTGCAGGATAAGATCCAGAAGTTGACGGATAAATATATCGCCAAAGTTGAAGACTTACTGGCTGAGAAAGAGAAAGACATCACCACTGTTTGAGGTGCCCAAGTGCCAGGGCCACCTGTAATGCAGACAAGCTACAGTTGAAGATATCTGCTGTTTGTCTGCATTACAGGTGATGGTTTATGCTGGAATCCGGTCAACTCCTGCACGATCGTTATCGACTCAGTCAGAAACTGGGCCAGAATCCAGGGCGGCAGACCTGGCTGGCGGAAGATTTGCAAGTTGAGCCGTCCATTCCAGTGGTCGTTAAACTACTGGCTTTTGGGGGAGATGTGCAGTGGGAGCAGCTGAAGCTGTTTGAGCGGGAAGCTCAGGTG
Coding sequences:
- the speB gene encoding agmatinase; translated protein: MVQSAVSVLPFLGTEVASTYENANVVILPVPFEATTTYRRGCENGPAAILKASHQVEYYDEELEQELWPTGLYTHPPIADTRYNHKISSEEMLQITQQTLERLILDGKFVIALGGEHSITEAIVAAYQQTNSKEPFTVIQVDAHGDLRHEYEGSIHNHACVMRRVVDMGLPTVQLGIRSICKEEADLIKDRQLTVFRAREIALQPDWMERALASISTRKVFCTIDLDGIDPTLIPGVGTPEPGGLNWYSLTTFLARLFQAHEVIGCDVMELAPIVDSVVSEFTAAKLVYKLIGYWVTSKQQARD
- the ispD gene encoding 2-C-methyl-D-erythritol 4-phosphate cytidylyltransferase — protein: MYLLIPAAGSGRRMGHHRNKLLLSLLDRPILAWTLAAAAASQQIRWIGIVSQPEDWPDFKEILASLSFPFPLHLIPGGSTRQESVYNGLQALPPEAEQVLIHDGARCLATPELLDRCADAILHCPGLIAAVPVKDTIKVVKPASQQIQSTPDRRLLWAAQTPQGFSVPLLKQCHEEGRRQGWEVTDDAALFEQCNLPVQIVAGEETNLKVTTPVDLAIAEFILRQRLAPAH
- the pyrH gene encoding UMP kinase — its product is MGIAYRRVLLKLSGEALMGDLNYGIDPAVVQAIAQEVSAVTASGVQMAIVVGGGNIFRGVKGAAAGMDRATADYIGMIATVMNAMTLQDSLEQAGVPTRVQTAIAMQEVAEPYIRRRAIRHLEKGRVVIFGAGSGNPFFTTDTTAALRAAEISADVLFKATKVDGVYDSDPKLNPTAKRYQTLTYSHVLTQDLKVMDGTAIALCKDNNIPIMVFDLSVRGNIHRAVMGEPIGTVVGGFCEVS
- the frr gene encoding ribosome recycling factor; translation: MKLAEVELLMQKAVEATQRSFNTIRTGRASTSLLDRVMVDYYGSPTPLKTLANINTPDASTITIQPFDRSSVNAIEKAISLSDIGLTPNNDGSMIRLNVPPLTTERRKEFVKLASKYAEEGKVSVRNIRRDAVDSVRKQEKAGDLPEDEARDLQDKIQKLTDKYIAKVEDLLAEKEKDITTV
- a CDS encoding PadR family transcriptional regulator: MKFEDIYQFFQNPPPIYLTKEQAVCYVLSILLRGDSYGTELILLLENEHPTYRLSDTVLYSALKFLEDEEVIAGYWKKVEGRGRPRRMYQIQPEWRTRSQELALLWQEYTRGIVHPMIANQH
- a CDS encoding helicase C-terminal domain-containing protein, which gives rise to MIEVEVHQRLRAFLRDQGEPYWPHHLTMGRFVARALRLERSVLLQTGVPCFGYHGRYRLSYLLPALVWPGSVVVVASEVVQQRLLMVELPQLQEWVQSPKPIRAGDRWPGTDFQGILMTTPEVWLADRLTTGERFPRRIPTILDGVDDLEQWAFNQLTTCLLPGDWNDLVLAFPTCLDVIRDARVQLTKAIFHHPANPYECYLLDETEKDLLHGLYSQLCPPDRKSSSLLPPNWNRFYQQLQSENALPWATIVRSQGQFSLCCGPVEVASALAQIWPQQPVVLIGSALDAESDAPIYRQRVGLEDITCLKFVPDRQTEQIQLYLPDGLPMPNTSLFQSALMREIRILLSVSIAVQGITVLLVGDMPLKAQVGSQLAAEFGSRVQVEKTCLDDNGILVTGWEFWRQHQAVLPSPRLLIIATLPIPSLENPLVAGRVAYFKRLRQDWFRLYLLPAALSELQRAVAPVRDCQGVVALLDNRVIHRSYGAQVLTALSPLARINYVDASLFSQSDCSVVD
- a CDS encoding GTP-binding protein codes for the protein MPLPRLLILLVGLGIILGLLIWLISSLAQLYTTIALTQPLLGNLLLIVVIALLLVLVGAFLYYFLILPQGRKKSRRQQATPKVSEVRTEAAEETLKAVRRQVAQIQDEVARQELLSRSREIEQNLNRGEIRVVVFGTGSAGKTSLVNALLGRIVGRVDAPMGSTTVSETYLLRFKGVDRQILITDTPGILEVGVAGTEREQLARQLATDANLLLFVVDNDLRQSEYEPLKALVEIGKRSVLVFNKTDLYPDVDRETLLARLRERVRGVIPAQDVVAIAANPQPVRLETGELVQPEPDVLPLLRRMAIILRSEGEDLVADNILLQSQRLGAAARRLIDGQRRRQADKVVDRFQWIGAGVIAVTPLPVVDMLAAAAVNAQMVVEIGKVYGCEINLERGREMALSLAKTLVGLGVVKGTFELLQVALNLNLGTLIVSRVIQAVSAAYLTRIAGKSFIEYFRHNQDWGDGGITEVVQRQFELNRRDEFIGAFIQEAIARVVRPLTGEVRFPSPIEEEIEP
- a CDS encoding thioredoxin family protein: MENTTLIGRYAPDFELRGIDDSVHHLARYLEDLKLVGVVFMCNHCPYVGMYLERLKTIQATFQAQGFTLVGINSNDATQFPEDSFDQMKIFAAERQLNFPYLRDDTQDVARSFHAEKTPQVFLINHQSVICYGGGIDDDPQNGSTIPHRYLEDAILEILRGKAVSVTSGPAVGCSIKWRT
- a CDS encoding glycosyltransferase family 9 protein, yielding MRILALVPGGIGDQILFFPALDTLKRVYPEAQIDVVVEPRAKEAYRVSKAVRDTILFDFGGNNSLADWGNLLGVIRDREYDVAFSVRPSWGVGLLLWLTGIPTRIGYAGVSTGFLTHPVAQKTEQYTAAMYYDLLQGLGIHEACPEVSISLPRKDIEWAEAEQKRLGLQGGGYVLIHGSSHQAATSAEQEKTYPIKSWVKIIQDFRQKQPDLPIVLLRGLEPPDLVDDLMEVSLKPAPLVTRPGELGKLAAMIAGSSLMLCTESTAMNLAVALQAFTLTIFGPTDPAKLLPVSDRFLGLQSSTGKAADIPPEKVLEKIWGG